In Salinibaculum sp. SYNS191, the genomic window TTCCGACTTCAGCCAGACCCTGTACAACGCTGAATATCCCGTTATCGAATACCATCCAGAGACTCACAAATGTGACGGCAGCGAAGATCATCATCAACACGCTCTGGAAGAAATCAGTTAGGATGGTCGTGTGCATCCCCCCGATCGTCACGTAGAACGCGACGATGGCAAGTGCCGCTGCGAGACCGACCGTGTACGGGATGCCGAACAGCGTCCCGAACATCGTCGCCGCACCGACGGCCTGACCGACGATGTAGAACACCAGGAACAGCGAGAGAACGCCGGCCCCGGCGCGGAGGTACGGGCTCTGATACCGCTCGGCTATCCACTCCGGTAGCGTCATGTCTCCGACGCCGAGTCTGCTCATGAGCCAGAACCGCTTTGCGAACAACACGATAGCGATGAAGGGCATCCCGAACCCAATGGTAGACCACCACAGGGCCGGCGTACCATGCGTGTAGGCCATGCCAGGGACGCCCATGAACATATTCGCCGACGCGTACGTAGCTCCGAACGAAAGACCGACGATGAACCCGTTTAGCTTCTTGCTCCCTAGAATGAAATCGCGGAGGGTGTCGGTGCTCTTCCAGCCGTCGTATCCGAGGTAAACGAGAACCGCGACGTACGCCGCGAACAGGAAGGCTGCGAATATTACGAGACCGCCTGACAAGTCAATGCCACCAGCGCCCTGTAGCGGGAGCGAGTAGGATGGCATCATGCGGACCGCCCCCCTGTCTGATTCGATTCCGTGTCTGGCGGTGCCTCTTCCTGTCCGCCATCGTAGTACGCCATCGCGATGACGTACCCAAGGACCAGGAGCAAAACACTCACGATCCAACCGACAGCCCACCACTGGGGTGACGCTGTGCTAGCTAGTATTCCGTACATTGGTTACGACCTCCGAGAGAACTGATGGTTGTTGAGCGGTTCGACAGTCTTGGGATTGAGTGCTCCGAACATGTCACGCTGGCACCGGTCCAACAGCACGTCCTCTCAGGAACTCGTTTAGGTTGTCGAAGAGCCGTTCTGATTGAAGTATGACCATAATTACATTCACGACCGATGTGGCCAGCGGCTTTTTTCTCGCCCTTAATATAAATATAGCGACTCCACTAAGTTACGCCTGACAATCTGGAAACTATATGTCCCCAGACTACGACCAGAGGACTCTTTCACGTCGACAATCAGCCGTTGTAACACCGTCCACTGAACTTGGAGGGACCGATCTCCTCAGCGGTTATCAATCGATTTACATATGTGGGTGGCGATATAATGGGTCTTGCCAGGTCTCTTCAACGGTATCTTGAGGACTCAACAGACCTCATTGACGACGTATTGTGGTTTTAGGTCATCGTTCAGACACGGTAAGGGAAACAGTTATTTCCGTCCTTCCGAATTGTGAACCAACGACTACGATGCCTCCGGAGACTAACTGTGCCAGTAGAGGTGACGATATCTACCACCCATCTGGTATCATTAAAGAAGAGACCAATGCGTGGGCTTTCGCTGAGGAACACGGTGCGTCTGATCTTGATGATGTACTGGAACGGAGCTGGCAGGACGTTGCGTGGTTCTGGGATGTCGTCGTCGATTGGCTGGATATTGAATTCTATGAGGATTATCACGTAGTTCTGGATGATGGTGACGAACCGCAGTTCTCGGAGTGGTACGTCGGTGGCCGATTAAATATCGCTCACAATACCGTTGACTGTCATGCGGACCAGAAGGGCGATGATCTCGCCCTTATTTGGGAAGGTGAGAACGGAGCCTCTCGCGAAGTTTCATACCGGGAACTGCGCCGGCAGTCAAACCGGGTCGCGAACGCGCTGCAAGCATGGGATGTGAGATCTGGAGATACAGTCGGCCTAATGATGCCGATGGTGCCCGAGACGGCTGCGGTGATTTACGGCGCATTGAAACTCGGAGCCGTTGTCGTGCCGCTCTTTTCCGGATTCGGGAGCGGCGCCGTGGCTCGCCGTCTGCGCGACGCCGAGTGTTCTGTTCTGTTTACTGCCGACGGGTTCCTGCGACGTGGACAGGACATTGTGATTGGCTCAACCGTTACTGAGGCGATAGCGGACATCGACTCCCTCAAACACGTCGTTGCATACGACCGTCTCGGCGTTGAGTACGACCGGGATAGTCGAGAGGAGCCGTGGTCCGTTGCTGTCGAGACGCGGTCGAGCAGTTTCACTACCGTCGAACTCGACGCCAATCATCCCTCGATGCTTCTCTACTCGTCGGGAACGACCGGGCGGCCTAAAGGCACGATACAGACGCACGCTGGTCAGCTCGTGAAGACGGCCAAGGACGTTCACTTTGACTTCGACCACAGTCCCTCGGATCGATTCTTCTGGATGACGGACATGGGTTGGGTGATGGGGCCGTGGACACTTGTGGGGAACCACGCACTCGGCGGGACCATGTTCATGTACGAGGGAGCCCCTGACTACCCAGATGCCGGTCGTAGCTGGCAGCTGGTTGAGGACCACTCATTGACCGTTTTCGGGACAAGTCCGACTGCCGTCCGAGCCCTTCGTCAGCAGGGCAACGAGTGGCTGGAGCGCTCCGACCTCTCCTCGCTACGAATTCTCGGATCCACAGGCGAACCCTGGGACAGCGAGTCTTGGCGCTGGTTCTACGAGAACGTTGGAAAAGGAGAGTGCCCCATCATCAACGTGTCTGGTGGCACCGAGATGGGTGGGCACTTCCTCTCGCCGCTCCCCGGTCAACCGCTCAAACCGTGTACGGTTGGCAAACCCGGATTAGGAATCGACGCCGACATCGTGAACGAACAAGGGGAGAGCGTCTTAGGGACTGGCGAACGGGGCCATCTCGTCGTGCGATCGTCATGCCCATCGATGACGGACTCGCTTTGGGAGGGGGTCGACCGGTACCTCGAGGAGTACTGGTCGACGTGGCCGGACATAGACATCTGGGACCACGGTGACTGGGCTCAGCGGGACGATGAGGGGTTCTGGTATATTTATGGGCGCGCCGACGAGGCCATCAACGTTGCCGGTCGGAAGGTTGGCCCTGGTGAGGTCGAAGAGGCACTTCTCCATCATCCCGGCATCAACGAGGCAGCGGTCGTTGGTATTCCCGACGAGATTACGGGCGAGGCCATTGTTGCGTACGTCATTCTCCGCGACGACGTAAAGGAGTCTGAGGAACTGACAGAGGCGCTCCGGGGCCAAGTCGGCGACGAGTTCGGCAAGCCATTCCGACCACAAGAAGTCCGATTCGTCGAGGAAATGCCCACGAACCAGAGCGACAAGATACTCCGGAGTCAAATCCGCCACAACCACACCAAGACAGAGTGATACCCGACAGATGTCTACACTCAGTGACAATTCAATTCACCTACCCGACTTGTGCGTGGTTACGCAGCCGGCGCGACGTGAGTCTGGAAAGACCCACGCCCACCAGCTTCTCGACATCCTAGCTGCCTCAACGTCTGTCGTCCTCCTGACTGCGAATCTCGCCAGTGACGCGCCCGTGCGCAAGGACCACGACGTAGTAGAACTCACGTCCCGTGGGACGGGCGACTCACTCCTTGTCACTGCGTATCGGTTCCTGTGGCACCAGTTACTTATGGCCAGTACCATTCGCCGCCGTGAGGAGCAGGTCGTCCTGTTTTTCGGTGCGACTGCATACATTTTACCGATACTCGTAGCTAAGACTACGGGCAAAACCGTCATCGTCGAACCTCGAGGTGATGTTCCCCTGTCGTTACGACTGACATGGGAGAAACAGATTCCGAGACCTCTCGCCCGAGCACTAGCTGGTCTCGTCTCGTTGCTTGAACATTCTGGCTACATAGTTGCGGACGCCATCGTCGCCTACACGCCTTCGATGGCTGACGAATTGGGTCTCAACCGGTACGCCCATAAGCTCCACACGGACGGTGCCCGCTATGTCGATGTTGACCACTTCCAGCCGGAGGGTCCTTTTGAGGCACGACCGCTCACAGTTGGCTATCTTGGGCGCCTTGATGTTGAGAAGGGTATCCCGACGCTGGTGGATGTGGTGAAACGGCTCCCCGAAGAGATTGGGTTCCGGTTTGTTGGTGATGGCGACTACAGGGAGGTCGTCGAACGCGAACTCGCAGACGAACTCGAATCAGGACGGGTCGAGCTGACTGGATGGGTGGACCACGACGAGGTACCGGCGGAACTTAATCAGATGCGACTACTTCTGCTCACTTCGGAGCCGACGGAGGGGTTACCGACTGCAATTCTAGAGTCCTTTGCCTGTGGGACACCCGTATATGCGACATCTGTATCGGGGATTCCTGACGTGGTCCGGGACAGTGACACTGGGTTCCTAATGGACGAGCTAGATTCCGCGGTGGTTGCTGGAACCGTTGCTCAGGCCGTGGAGACCGGAACGCTCGCCGAGATGAGTGAGCGGTGCCGCGAAATGGCCGAGACCGGTTTCAACTTTGAGGCGGCCGTCAAGCGGTACCGAGAGATTCTTGCGTCGGTTGTCTGACTGTGGTTGGTGTTTTCAATCCAGATTCTCTGCTCACATGGGTTCTGAAACCAATAATTATGTCTACACTCCCTTTGTCCAAGCCTGTGCTACAAATCCGGCGAAACAGGGCTCCTCTCATACCACTCTTACAATGTGATCGGGAAGCACTCCGACCGTTTTTTTTCGAAACCTCCTCGAGATAGCGAAGAGAACGACAATGAATGTGAACGCGCCGGTCAACACTAGCCCCACTGTTACGTACATGTTCGACCAGGGAAGAAGCGCTCGCAATAGCCACACAAATCCCCCCATCACTACGCCAGCTAGTATCTCGGTTCCGATATCGTGAACTGGAATATCTGGTTTGCCAAGTAGCTTCGAGACGTAATAGTATCCAAATACAATAACGAGGAGTGAAGAGACGGCCGTTGCAATGGCAGCGCCAACCCATCCGTATAGGTTAATGAGAACTAGGTTGAGAGTGACGTTGGTAAGTATGAACAGGAAGTTAACTTTAAACATCAGGTCAGGTCGATCAAATGCATTGATCAGGTTCTCGAATTGTGTTCCATATGCGTCAATACCGCGTGCAGTGATGAGAACTATCAGGACGACGTTACCCTTTACGAACTCAGGACCGTAGATACGGAGAATTTTCGGTCCAAGTATGAGTGCTCCGATCAACCCCGGGATAACAAACAAACCAGCCGCGAACAAGCCTTCGTTTAGTAGATTTAGCATTCGGTCTGTGTTATCTTCCATAGCGACACGACTCATCTCCGGAAAGAGTGTTTGCTGGACAGCGTTGCTCACGAGAATAAGGACCGAAGCGAGACGCCATGACACTTCATAAATACCGATTAAGCCGGAACTCACGAACAAACTCAGGATTAGCGTGTCCATCCAGGCGAAGGTCTTCCCTTTCATGTTGCCGAGCCAGGAATACTTCGCATACGAGGCAATCCCCTGGAGATGCGATAGTCTAGGTAAGGCAAATTCGACTCGGGAGAGTAATAAGCCAGCTGCGACGGCGAGGACGAGACCTATGACGTGTCCGCTAACGAGTGCTATAACACTGTATCCAAGGGCCACAAACAGCAACTGTGCCGTAACGCGAACGATTCGGTCGAATGTCTTCAACAAGCCGGAGTATGTGACGAGGTGTTGTCCTTTGAGACTCCCTGTTATCGACAGAAATCCGATATTACCCAGGAAGACCAGCAGCACGAATAAGGCAATCTCAAGGCCGATGTACGTGTTCAGATGTCCTCGAAACGTAATCACTGTCACCGTTATGGCTATGGCGAGGAATCCGTTGAGTAGGAATCCTGCCGTGAGGAACTCTCCCTGTTCAATCTCCTCGCTCATCCGCTTTGCGATGGCTGTCGTGACCCCATTGGTGGGTATCGACAGCCAAGCAA contains:
- a CDS encoding glycosyltransferase; protein product: MVTQPARRESGKTHAHQLLDILAASTSVVLLTANLASDAPVRKDHDVVELTSRGTGDSLLVTAYRFLWHQLLMASTIRRREEQVVLFFGATAYILPILVAKTTGKTVIVEPRGDVPLSLRLTWEKQIPRPLARALAGLVSLLEHSGYIVADAIVAYTPSMADELGLNRYAHKLHTDGARYVDVDHFQPEGPFEARPLTVGYLGRLDVEKGIPTLVDVVKRLPEEIGFRFVGDGDYREVVERELADELESGRVELTGWVDHDEVPAELNQMRLLLLTSEPTEGLPTAILESFACGTPVYATSVSGIPDVVRDSDTGFLMDELDSAVVAGTVAQAVETGTLAEMSERCREMAETGFNFEAAVKRYREILASVV
- a CDS encoding polysaccharide biosynthesis C-terminal domain-containing protein, whose amino-acid sequence is MRLAKTSVVYFISDVVTSIVGFLATVYFARVLGASVLGKYYVIIALVAWLSIPTNGVTTAIAKRMSEEIEQGEFLTAGFLLNGFLAIAITVTVITFRGHLNTYIGLEIALFVLLVFLGNIGFLSITGSLKGQHLVTYSGLLKTFDRIVRVTAQLLFVALGYSVIALVSGHVIGLVLAVAAGLLLSRVEFALPRLSHLQGIASYAKYSWLGNMKGKTFAWMDTLILSLFVSSGLIGIYEVSWRLASVLILVSNAVQQTLFPEMSRVAMEDNTDRMLNLLNEGLFAAGLFVIPGLIGALILGPKILRIYGPEFVKGNVVLIVLITARGIDAYGTQFENLINAFDRPDLMFKVNFLFILTNVTLNLVLINLYGWVGAAIATAVSSLLVIVFGYYYVSKLLGKPDIPVHDIGTEILAGVVMGGFVWLLRALLPWSNMYVTVGLVLTGAFTFIVVLFAISRRFRKKTVGVLPDHIVRVV
- a CDS encoding AMP-binding protein → MPPETNCASRGDDIYHPSGIIKEETNAWAFAEEHGASDLDDVLERSWQDVAWFWDVVVDWLDIEFYEDYHVVLDDGDEPQFSEWYVGGRLNIAHNTVDCHADQKGDDLALIWEGENGASREVSYRELRRQSNRVANALQAWDVRSGDTVGLMMPMVPETAAVIYGALKLGAVVVPLFSGFGSGAVARRLRDAECSVLFTADGFLRRGQDIVIGSTVTEAIADIDSLKHVVAYDRLGVEYDRDSREEPWSVAVETRSSSFTTVELDANHPSMLLYSSGTTGRPKGTIQTHAGQLVKTAKDVHFDFDHSPSDRFFWMTDMGWVMGPWTLVGNHALGGTMFMYEGAPDYPDAGRSWQLVEDHSLTVFGTSPTAVRALRQQGNEWLERSDLSSLRILGSTGEPWDSESWRWFYENVGKGECPIINVSGGTEMGGHFLSPLPGQPLKPCTVGKPGLGIDADIVNEQGESVLGTGERGHLVVRSSCPSMTDSLWEGVDRYLEEYWSTWPDIDIWDHGDWAQRDDEGFWYIYGRADEAINVAGRKVGPGEVEEALLHHPGINEAAVVGIPDEITGEAIVAYVILRDDVKESEELTEALRGQVGDEFGKPFRPQEVRFVEEMPTNQSDKILRSQIRHNHTKTE